A single region of the Bacteroides luhongzhouii genome encodes:
- a CDS encoding nitroreductase family protein: MENFSELIKNRRSMRKFTDEELTQDQVVTLMKAALMSPSSKRSNSWQFVVIDDKEVLKELSHCKEQASSFIADAALAIVVMADPLASDVWIEDASIASIMIQLQAEDLGLGSCWVQVRERFTATGMPSDEFVHGILDIPLQLQILSVIAIGHKGMERKPFNEEHLQWEKIHINKFGGK; the protein is encoded by the coding sequence ATGGAAAATTTCAGTGAATTAATAAAGAACCGTCGTAGTATGCGGAAGTTCACCGATGAAGAGTTGACACAAGATCAGGTAGTTACGTTGATGAAAGCAGCTTTGATGTCTCCTTCTTCCAAACGTAGTAATAGTTGGCAGTTTGTAGTGATTGATGATAAAGAGGTATTGAAAGAATTGTCTCATTGCAAGGAACAGGCTTCTTCATTCATTGCCGACGCAGCTTTAGCAATTGTGGTAATGGCCGATCCGTTGGCCAGTGATGTTTGGATTGAAGATGCTTCTATTGCTTCCATCATGATACAGTTGCAGGCTGAAGATTTGGGTTTGGGAAGCTGCTGGGTGCAGGTTCGCGAACGTTTCACTGCTACCGGAATGCCTTCCGATGAATTTGTTCATGGAATCCTGGATATTCCTTTGCAACTTCAAATTCTTTCCGTTATTGCTATCGGACATAAAGGGATGGAACGTAAACCTTTCAACGAAGAACATCTTCAATGGGAGAAAATTCACATAAATAAATTCGGAGGAAAATAA
- a CDS encoding beta-class carbonic anhydrase: protein MLEEILAYNKQFVENKGYESYITNKYPDKKIAILSCMDTRLTALLPAALGIKNGDVKMIKNAGGVISHPFGSVIRSLLVAIFELGVEEIMVIAHSDCGACHMHSEEMLEKMKARGINPDYIDMMRFCGVDFHSWLDGFEDTEKSVRGTVDFIVRHPLIPSDVTVYGFIIDSTTGELTRIV, encoded by the coding sequence ATTTGTTGAGAACAAGGGATACGAATCGTATATTACCAATAAATATCCCGATAAGAAAATAGCTATTCTTTCCTGTATGGACACCCGACTGACTGCTTTGCTTCCAGCCGCACTAGGAATTAAGAATGGCGATGTGAAAATGATAAAAAATGCAGGTGGCGTTATTTCCCATCCTTTCGGTAGCGTAATACGTAGTTTACTCGTTGCTATTTTTGAACTGGGTGTGGAGGAAATAATGGTGATTGCTCATTCTGATTGTGGAGCTTGCCACATGCACAGTGAAGAAATGCTCGAAAAAATGAAAGCACGCGGAATCAATCCGGATTATATTGACATGATGCGCTTCTGCGGAGTTGACTTTCATTCGTGGCTGGATGGTTTCGAAGATACGGAAAAGTCGGTGAGAGGAACAGTCGATTTTATCGTGCGCCATCCTTTGATCCCTTCAGATGTGACAGTCTACGGATTTATTATTGATTCTACGACCGGGGAATTAACTCGGATTGTATAG